One part of the Aurantibacillus circumpalustris genome encodes these proteins:
- the rplW gene encoding 50S ribosomal protein L23 gives MDILIKPIITEKMTAQAEKLNRYGFVVAKEANKLEIKAAVEKMYSVKVDSVNTQQYVGKVKTRNTTRGVAVGRVNRNKKAIVTLKQGEVIDFYASI, from the coding sequence ATGGATATTTTAATAAAGCCAATCATCACAGAAAAGATGACCGCACAAGCCGAAAAATTAAATCGCTATGGCTTCGTGGTGGCAAAAGAGGCTAACAAGTTAGAGATTAAAGCAGCAGTTGAGAAAATGTACAGCGTAAAAGTTGATTCAGTAAATACTCAACAGTATGTTGGAAAAGTTAAGACTCGTAACACTACACGTGGTGTAGCTGTTGGACGTGTTAACCGCAACAAAAAAGCTATCGTAACTTTAAAACAAGGCGAAGTAATTGATTTTTACGCAAGTATATAA